In Kocuria turfanensis, a single genomic region encodes these proteins:
- the hpf gene encoding ribosome hibernation-promoting factor, HPF/YfiA family: MELNVMGRNVAVPERFKEYAAEKVVKFEELGEKVQRIDVKVTKDHAMPGHQGMGVEITVSGRGPVLRAEARGDDKFAAFDEAYSKLLERLRRARDRRKVHRGAHRPTAVHEATGALPVVPSSGPIYTTPEELATAEQEAFDQSVSLTDAVTPVEIRRKRFPAAELSVDEAVDHMELVGHDFYLFLDKETGEPSAVYRRKGWSYGVISLSENGEEPQESVRAYQTEGAR; this comes from the coding sequence ATGGAACTGAACGTCATGGGGCGCAACGTCGCCGTACCGGAGCGGTTCAAGGAGTACGCCGCCGAGAAGGTCGTCAAGTTCGAGGAGCTGGGCGAGAAGGTCCAGCGCATTGATGTCAAGGTCACCAAGGACCACGCGATGCCGGGTCACCAGGGCATGGGCGTGGAGATCACGGTGTCCGGGCGCGGCCCCGTCCTGCGGGCCGAGGCACGCGGCGACGACAAGTTCGCGGCCTTCGACGAGGCCTACAGCAAGCTGCTCGAGCGGCTGCGCCGCGCGCGCGACCGCCGCAAGGTGCACCGCGGCGCCCACCGCCCCACCGCCGTTCACGAGGCCACCGGCGCCCTGCCCGTGGTCCCGAGTTCCGGACCCATCTACACCACCCCCGAAGAGCTCGCGACCGCCGAGCAGGAGGCGTTCGACCAGAGCGTGAGCCTCACCGACGCGGTCACGCCCGTCGAGATCCGGCGCAAGCGGTTCCCCGCCGCCGAGCTGAGCGTCGACGAGGCCGTCGACCACATGGAACTGGTCGGCCACGACTTCTACCTCTTCCTCGACAAGGAGACGGGGGAGCCCTCCGCCGTCTACCGCCGCAAGGGCTGGAGCTACGGCGTGATCAGCCTCAGCGAGAACGGCGAGGAGCCCCAGGAGAGCGTCCGGGCGTACCAGACCGAGGGCGCCCGCTGA
- a CDS encoding ComF family protein yields MPVVPHRVRALDRAAARALDRLAEAAEVLVPVECAVCRAPGSSLCRGCRMLLRRSCARPFEASSTAPLLGPCLPVTAAGRYAHELASCLLAFKDGGRTDLAPVLAAGLATALRAAAPSWPPGPVLLVPVPTAPSALRRRWFDPVLVLLEDCARRGVLPTGTAVAGHLRHRGGVLPGPAQKRFGRAGRRTRQAGSLRAVVPAGARCVVVDDVLTTGATLAEAARALRAGGADVVGAVVLAAVRPPAVPLTADSRPAPPGAGEYRL; encoded by the coding sequence ATGCCCGTCGTTCCGCACCGCGTCCGCGCCCTGGACCGTGCGGCAGCCCGCGCCCTGGACCGCCTGGCCGAGGCCGCCGAGGTCCTCGTGCCGGTGGAGTGCGCGGTGTGCCGGGCGCCGGGCAGCAGCCTGTGCCGGGGCTGCCGGATGCTGCTGCGCCGCTCCTGCGCCCGGCCGTTCGAGGCCTCCTCGACCGCGCCCCTGCTCGGGCCGTGCCTGCCCGTGACCGCCGCCGGCCGCTACGCCCACGAGCTGGCGAGCTGCCTGCTCGCGTTCAAGGACGGCGGCCGCACCGACCTCGCCCCCGTCCTCGCGGCCGGTCTGGCCACGGCCCTGCGCGCGGCCGCGCCGTCGTGGCCGCCGGGGCCCGTGCTCCTGGTCCCGGTGCCCACGGCGCCGTCCGCCCTGCGCCGGCGCTGGTTCGACCCCGTGCTCGTCCTGCTGGAGGACTGCGCACGCCGCGGGGTGCTCCCGACGGGGACCGCGGTCGCCGGGCACCTGCGGCACCGCGGCGGCGTGCTCCCCGGACCGGCGCAGAAGAGGTTCGGCCGCGCGGGCCGGCGCACCCGGCAGGCGGGGTCGCTGCGGGCGGTCGTGCCCGCCGGGGCCCGCTGCGTCGTCGTCGACGACGTGCTGACCACGGGGGCGACCCTCGCCGAGGCGGCCCGGGCGCTGCGGGCCGGCGGCGCCGACGTGGTGGGCGCCGTGGTCCTCGCGGCCGTGCGCCCGCCGGCGGTTCCGCTGACCGCTGATTCCCGCCCGGCGCCTCCGGGGGCTGGTGAATATCGACTGTGA
- a CDS encoding LpqB family beta-propeller domain-containing protein — protein MSSTHRRRATAAALCLAVVLGGCGAIPRSGPVHRHAEPTRTTAEPTYDVAPAGPQDGAEPEQVVRGFLAAGTGVDDDYSVAREYLTPELAATWHPDARTIVHRGEPSLVPRLEENEYRMSLEIAAVVDGTGVIERKPAGAAEVLDFDVVQVDGQWRISDAPDATVLTASDFEEIFEPHQLYFADTDQSNFVADPRWFPDRTPVSTSIVRGLLGGPAPYLRGAVSTAFPAGTTLARSAVPVRNGTATVELSVPDFDPANIETNRRMHDQLALSLRSLTAVNDVELLVDGAPVELGAGWTDAAPVEDVTVPSRQIGLRDGELAFYQGGQTDAVSGLAPLDGHRPSSPAMDAAAEHFAFVDAGTGALVTVDRESEPVERFSGTGLTRPSFDEHGWVWAADSAGAVRAVRPGVRDAEPVRVEAPWLAARTATSLRISRGGTRALVVTQDDGDAQVWLSGVVRGPEGAPQRLNEPYRVAADVDADVALWLSDREFVTAPLGGTGSVRPRVYDVSGRYRELPGLEGLTGLSGGNGTSSVYAVADGTLHMLTGNAWAPQSEDVRDTAFAG, from the coding sequence ATGAGCAGCACCCACCGCCGCCGGGCGACCGCCGCCGCCCTGTGCCTGGCCGTGGTCCTCGGCGGCTGCGGCGCCATCCCGCGCTCCGGGCCGGTCCACCGCCACGCCGAGCCCACCCGCACCACGGCCGAGCCCACCTACGACGTCGCGCCGGCGGGCCCCCAGGACGGCGCGGAGCCCGAGCAGGTGGTCCGCGGCTTCCTCGCCGCCGGCACGGGCGTGGACGACGACTACTCCGTGGCCCGGGAGTACCTGACCCCGGAGCTCGCGGCGACCTGGCACCCCGACGCGCGCACCATCGTGCACCGCGGCGAGCCGTCGCTCGTGCCCCGGCTGGAGGAGAACGAGTACCGGATGAGCCTGGAGATCGCCGCCGTGGTGGACGGCACGGGCGTGATCGAGCGCAAGCCCGCCGGGGCCGCCGAGGTGCTCGACTTCGACGTGGTCCAGGTGGACGGGCAGTGGCGGATCTCGGACGCCCCCGACGCCACCGTGCTCACCGCCTCGGACTTCGAGGAGATCTTCGAGCCCCACCAGCTGTACTTCGCCGACACGGACCAGAGCAACTTCGTCGCGGACCCGCGCTGGTTCCCCGACCGCACGCCCGTGTCCACCTCGATCGTGCGCGGCCTGCTCGGCGGCCCCGCCCCCTACCTGCGCGGCGCGGTGAGCACCGCCTTCCCCGCCGGCACCACGCTGGCGCGCTCGGCGGTGCCGGTGCGCAACGGCACCGCCACCGTGGAGCTCAGCGTGCCCGACTTCGACCCGGCGAACATCGAGACCAACCGGCGGATGCACGACCAGCTCGCGCTGAGCCTGCGCTCGCTCACCGCCGTGAACGACGTCGAGCTGCTCGTGGACGGCGCGCCCGTGGAGCTCGGGGCCGGGTGGACCGACGCGGCCCCGGTCGAGGACGTCACGGTCCCGTCCCGGCAGATCGGCCTGCGCGACGGCGAGCTCGCGTTCTACCAGGGCGGCCAGACCGACGCCGTCAGCGGCCTCGCGCCGCTGGACGGCCACCGGCCCTCCAGCCCGGCGATGGACGCCGCCGCCGAGCACTTCGCGTTCGTGGACGCCGGCACCGGCGCCCTGGTGACCGTGGACCGCGAGTCGGAGCCCGTGGAGCGCTTCAGCGGGACGGGGCTGACCCGCCCGAGCTTCGACGAGCACGGGTGGGTCTGGGCCGCGGACTCCGCCGGGGCCGTGCGGGCCGTGCGCCCCGGGGTCCGGGACGCGGAGCCGGTGCGCGTCGAGGCCCCGTGGCTGGCCGCGCGGACGGCGACGTCCCTGCGGATCTCCCGCGGCGGCACACGGGCGCTCGTGGTCACCCAGGACGACGGGGACGCGCAGGTGTGGCTCTCGGGCGTGGTGCGCGGGCCCGAGGGCGCCCCGCAGAGGCTCAACGAGCCCTACCGGGTGGCGGCCGACGTGGACGCGGACGTGGCGCTGTGGCTCAGCGACCGGGAGTTCGTGACCGCCCCCCTCGGCGGGACCGGGTCCGTGCGGCCCCGGGTCTACGACGTGTCGGGGCGCTACCGGGAGCTGCCCGGCCTGGAGGGGCTCACGGGGCTCAGCGGCGGCAACGGCACCTCCTCGGTCTACGCCGTGGCCGACGGGACGCTGCACATGCTCACCGGCAACGCCTGGGCCCCGCAGAGCGAGGACGTGCGGGACACCGCCTTCGCCGGCTGA
- the mtrB gene encoding MtrAB system histidine kinase MtrB, translated as MTPPDAVASPRRRGPVRATGRRLQLFRLLLARRWRQSLQFRAIAVSLSLTALAFFVTGSFLSHQIADRLFSERLDQVLASATADFEQVQDSFDASDASDRDELQALVASSLGALSVDGAETERWILLPMDYTSGQTLIPAQSQSPWMTSSTVPQELQERLAEQDGVFWQPASVPMTENGDEAPVVVVGTVVELYQNSRYGLYLVYDFSEPQRTLDAMHAVLLLSVVVLLLLVGAIVWYVTREVVRPVSSTARVAEQLAEGDLGVRLPVSGSHEVARLARSFNRMADSLQEQITQLEQLSSMQQTFVSDVSHELRTPLTTVRMAAEVLFNAREDFDPVNRRSAELLYHQVDRFDSLLADLLEISRFDAGAARLEVTSVELFSVVHDVVEGAAPLAVSSGSAVRVRSELSRCTVQGDQRRIERILRNLVVNALEHGEGRPIDIVVGASDVAAAVAVRDHGIGMDEEEAEKVFNRFWRADPARARTTGGTGLGLAIATEDTRLHGGRLDVWGAPGEGACFRLTLPRTRARRLGPEDPSPVGLPPDAAAYPETAEVTATGTLVLTSVRPPEQTPPAAPADEEGRP; from the coding sequence ATGACCCCGCCGGACGCCGTCGCCTCCCCCCGGCGCCGCGGGCCGGTCCGCGCCACGGGCCGCCGCCTGCAGCTGTTCCGGCTCCTCCTGGCGCGCCGCTGGCGGCAGTCCCTGCAGTTCCGCGCCATCGCCGTGTCCCTGTCCCTGACGGCACTGGCGTTCTTCGTCACGGGCAGCTTCCTCTCGCACCAGATCGCCGACCGGCTCTTCAGCGAGCGCCTCGACCAGGTGCTCGCCTCGGCCACCGCGGACTTCGAGCAGGTGCAGGACAGCTTCGACGCCTCGGACGCCTCGGACCGCGACGAGCTGCAGGCGCTCGTCGCCTCCTCCCTGGGCGCGCTCTCGGTCGACGGCGCCGAGACGGAGCGCTGGATCCTCCTGCCGATGGACTACACGAGCGGGCAGACCCTCATCCCGGCGCAGAGCCAGAGCCCGTGGATGACGTCGAGCACCGTCCCGCAGGAGCTGCAGGAGCGGCTCGCGGAGCAGGACGGGGTGTTCTGGCAGCCCGCGTCGGTGCCGATGACGGAGAACGGCGACGAGGCCCCGGTCGTCGTCGTGGGCACGGTGGTGGAGCTCTACCAGAACTCCCGCTACGGGCTCTACCTCGTCTACGACTTCTCCGAGCCCCAGCGGACCCTCGACGCGATGCACGCGGTGCTGCTGCTGTCGGTCGTGGTGCTGCTCCTGCTCGTGGGCGCGATCGTCTGGTACGTGACCCGGGAGGTCGTCCGCCCCGTCTCCAGCACGGCCCGGGTGGCCGAGCAGCTCGCCGAGGGCGACCTCGGGGTGCGCCTGCCGGTCAGCGGCTCGCACGAGGTCGCCCGGCTGGCGCGCTCCTTCAACCGGATGGCCGACAGCCTGCAGGAGCAGATCACCCAGCTGGAGCAGCTCTCCTCGATGCAGCAGACCTTCGTCTCCGACGTCTCCCACGAGCTGCGCACCCCGCTGACCACGGTCCGGATGGCCGCGGAGGTGCTGTTCAACGCCCGCGAGGACTTCGACCCCGTCAACCGGCGCTCCGCCGAGCTGCTCTACCACCAGGTGGACCGCTTCGACTCCCTCCTGGCCGACCTGCTCGAGATCTCCCGCTTCGACGCCGGCGCCGCCCGGCTGGAGGTGACCAGCGTGGAGCTGTTCTCGGTGGTGCACGACGTCGTGGAGGGCGCCGCCCCGCTCGCGGTCTCCTCGGGGTCGGCCGTGCGCGTGCGCTCCGAGCTGTCCCGCTGCACGGTCCAGGGCGACCAGCGGCGGATCGAGCGGATCCTGCGCAACCTCGTCGTGAACGCCCTGGAGCACGGGGAGGGCCGGCCCATCGACATCGTCGTGGGCGCCTCCGACGTCGCGGCGGCCGTGGCCGTGCGGGACCACGGCATCGGCATGGACGAGGAGGAGGCGGAGAAGGTGTTCAACCGCTTCTGGCGCGCCGACCCCGCCCGGGCCCGCACCACGGGCGGGACCGGCCTGGGCCTGGCCATCGCCACCGAGGACACCCGCCTGCACGGGGGCCGCCTCGACGTCTGGGGCGCCCCGGGGGAGGGCGCCTGCTTCCGGCTCACCCTGCCCCGCACCCGCGCGCGCCGGCTCGGCCCGGAGGACCCCAGCCCCGTCGGGCTGCCCCCGGACGCCGCCGCCTACCCGGAGACGGCGGAGGTGACGGCCACCGGCACCCTGGTCCTGACGTCCGTGCGGCCGCCGGAGCAGACCCCTCCGGCGGCGCCGGCCGACGAGGAGGGCCGGCCATGA